From the genome of Lutzomyia longipalpis isolate SR_M1_2022 chromosome 2, ASM2433408v1, one region includes:
- the LOC129788525 gene encoding uncharacterized protein LOC129788525 encodes MDGSVKYLWSAATKLPNSSVSLQLLKAHYAEKSFAIAKRSCEFPENLRDVSSMCPKCSSFWSNGALNLRIKSPTKDTKRRTRNFVIKHYRDKKNIKLRRLSRKLALINFKSAEFTCRICGEITKIPMLKLASKKVSVDEKKIGNISQKSCHLPPQVSPTISKRKKKKKKKDQFAGLNKDAILAIKTMKLENVPKKPAQGPSIGKLASILKQKASISGNKLHTMLK; translated from the exons atggatggtTCTGTGAAATATTTGTGGTCTGCTGCTACAAAATTACCCAATTCTTCGGTATCCCTTCAACTTCTTAAGGCACATTATGC agaaaaatcctttGCAATTGCAAAGAGATCCTGTGAGTTTCCGGAAAATTTACGAGATGTCTCATCTATGTGTCCAAAATGCTCGTCTTTTTGGTCCAATGGTGCTCTCAATTTGCGCATAAAATCACCAACAAAGGACACGAAAAGGCGTACACGGAATTTCGTGATAAAACACTACAGAGATAAGAAGAATATCAAATTGAGGAGACTTTCGCGGAAATTAGCTCTTATCAATTTCAAATCAGCG gaATTTACATGTAGGATCTGCGGGGAAATAACGAAAATTCCAATGTTAAAATTGGCCAGCAAAAAGGTTTCAGTTGATGAGAAGAAGATTGggaatatttcacaaaaaagttGCCACCTACCTCCACAAGTTTCACCTACAATTtctaagagaaaaaagaagaagaagaaaaaggatcAATTTGCAGGACTAAACAAAGATGCTATCCTTGCGATAAAGACGATGAAATTAGAAAATGTCCCGAAGAAACCCGCACAAGGACCGAGTATTGGGAAATTGGCTTCAATTCTCAAGCAGAAGGCTTCAATTTCGGGAAATAAGCTCCACACGATGCTAAAATag
- the LOC129788526 gene encoding transcription elongation factor S-II has protein sequence MSVEDEVLKIQKKLSKMTSPDGTGQEQALDLLKALQTLNVDLDILTKTRIGMTVNELRKSSKDDEVISLSKTLIKNWKRFLAVTPQGKESSSSSSKNSSKSSSNSSGKKESKRDDKEKDRGRVQTSFPASSNSMTDAIRLKCREMLANALKTDNDPDVNSTADELAEELEDAIFCEFKNTDMRYKNRIRSRVANLKDPKNPTLRTNYLGGAITAVKLAKMTPEEMASDEMKKLRERFVKEAINDAQLATVQGTKTDLLKCGKCKKRNCTYNQIQTRSADEPMTTFVLCNECGHRWKFC, from the exons ATGAGTGTGGAAGATGAAGTGCTCAAGATTCAGaagaaattaagtaaaatgaCCTCACCTGATGGTACA ggacAAGAACAAGCACTGGATTTGCTAAAAGCCCTCCAAACTCTCAATGTTGATTTGGATATTTTGACTAAAACCCGAATAGGGATGACTGTGAATGAATTGCGAAAGAGCAGCAAGGATGACGAGGTGATTAGCCTATCAAAGACGCTTATAAAGAACTGGAAGCGCTTCCTAGCTGTAACGCCGCAAGGTAAAGAATCATCTAGTAGTTCATCGAAGAACTCATCAAAATCATCAAGTAATAGTAGTGGCAAGAAGGAAAGTAAACGCGATGATAAGGAAAAGGATCGAGGAAGAGTCCAAACAAGCTTCCCAGCTTCAAGCAATTCAATGACCGACGCTATTCGTCTCAAATGCCGCGAAATGCTGGCGAATGCCCTCAAAACTGATAATGATCCCGATGTGAATTCAACAGCCGATGAACTAGCTGAGGAGCTTGAAGATGCTATTTTCTGTGAATTCAAGAACACCGATATGAGGTACAAGAATCGCATTCGTTCCCGCGTGGCTAATTTGAAGGATCCCAAAAATCCCACTTTGCGCACAAACTATTTGGGTGGTGCGATAACTGCTGTTAAATTGGCCAAAATGACCCCCGAAGAGATGGCAAGTGACGAAATGAAGAAGCTCCGTGAGCGTTTTGTCAAGGAGGCAATCAATGATGCCCAACTAGCCACCGTACAAGGTACCAAGACCGATCTCCTCAAATGCGGCAAATGCAAGAAGCGCAACTGTACCTACAATCAAATACAGACACGAAGTGCTGATGAACCTATGACTACATTTGTCCTTTGCAACGAATGTGGACATCGTtggaaattttgttaa
- the LOC129788527 gene encoding putative defense protein Hdd11, with amino-acid sequence MAFRCVIIFVAIALPAAWANSAGAPDVACDDLVPQHHVDPQSTPAPYSYVLPKTRTVKPGESIQVTIRGNSKTDTIKGFLIQARAPGSSQSVGTFASLPGTLSQALSCGNAQSNALTHKKIENNLEQITFKYTVPQDAQKGKEFNFLSTVALNGGVFWVRIPSQTFTIG; translated from the exons atGGCTTTCCGTTGCGTCATAATTTTCGTGGCCATCGCCCTCCCAGCTGCTTGGGCCAACTCTGCCGGTGCCCCAGATGTGGCTTGTGACGATCTCGTGCCACAGCATCATGTTGATCCACAATCAACTCCGGCACCGTACAGCTATGTACTGCCGAAGACACGCACCGTGAAACCTGGAGAATCCATTCAGGTGACAATTCGGGGCAACAGCAAGACAGACACAATTAAGGGTTTCCTGATTCAAGCTCGTGCACCGGGCAGTTCTCAATCTGTTGGCACCTTTGCATCACTCCCTGGGACACTTAGTCAGGCACTGAGTTGCGGAAATGCTCAATCG AATGCTCTAACTCACAAGAAGATTGAGAACAATCTGGAGCAAATTACATTCAAGTACACAGTACCTCAGGATGCCCAAAAAGGGAAAGAATTCAACTTTTTGAGCACAGTTGCTCTAAATGGGGGCGTATTCTGGGTGCGCATCCCCTCACAAACTTTCACCATTggataa